In one Streptomyces venezuelae genomic region, the following are encoded:
- a CDS encoding pyridoxamine 5'-phosphate oxidase family protein: MGKTHERIDGRLRTFIEEQPMFFTATAPLADDGTINLSPKGLKGSFAVVDDRTVAYLDFAGSNAETIAHLRENGRITLMWCAFQGPPNIVRVHGRGEPVFRDDPRFAELLGHFPGIDPAPHGLRAIILVHADLIRDTCGYAVPFMTYDEDRDLHGKRFAREDDASLNAYFTKKDHIAQSIDGLPGLPLPLPPAPAASEPSV, translated from the coding sequence ATGGGAAAGACTCACGAGCGCATAGACGGCAGGCTCCGCACGTTCATCGAGGAACAGCCGATGTTCTTCACCGCGACCGCGCCCCTCGCCGACGACGGCACGATCAACCTCTCCCCCAAGGGCCTCAAGGGCTCCTTCGCCGTCGTCGACGACCGGACCGTCGCCTATCTCGACTTCGCGGGCAGCAACGCCGAGACCATCGCCCACCTGCGGGAGAACGGCCGCATCACGCTCATGTGGTGCGCGTTCCAGGGGCCGCCGAACATCGTGCGGGTGCACGGGCGCGGCGAGCCCGTCTTCCGCGACGACCCGCGCTTCGCGGAGCTCCTCGGCCACTTCCCCGGCATCGACCCGGCACCGCACGGGCTGCGCGCGATCATCCTCGTGCACGCCGACCTCATCCGCGACACCTGCGGATACGCGGTCCCCTTCATGACGTACGACGAGGACCGCGACCTGCACGGCAAGCGGTTCGCGCGCGAGGACGACGCGTCGCTCAACGCGTACTTCACCAAGAAGGACCACATCGCGCAGAGCATCGACGGGCTCCCCGGACTCCCCCTCCCCCTGCCACCCGCCCCCGCCGCGTCCGAACCCTCCGTGTAG
- a CDS encoding argininosuccinate synthase — translation MTERVVLAYSGGLDTSVAIGWIAEETGAEVIAVAVDVGQGGEDLDVIRKRALACGAVEAEVVDARNEFAEEYCLPAIKANALYMDRYPLVSALSRPAIVKHLVAAAEKHGAGTVAHGCTGKGNDQVRFEAGIVALAPGLKCIAPVRDYAMTRDKAIAFCEEKGLPIATTKKSPYSIDQNVFGRAVETGFLEDIWNAPIEDIYEYTANPADPREPDEVVVSFEAGVPVAVDGEPVTVLQAIQRLNERAGAQGVGRIDMVEDRLVGIKSREVYEAPGALALITAHQELENVTVERELARHKRQVEQRWGELVYDGLWFSPLKRALDGFVNEANQYVTGDIRMTLHGGRAVVTGRRSSQSLYDFHLATYDSGDTFDQSKAQGFIEIFGLSAKIAARRDPQNP, via the coding sequence ATGACCGAGCGCGTCGTACTCGCCTACTCGGGCGGTCTGGACACCTCCGTCGCCATCGGCTGGATCGCCGAGGAGACGGGCGCCGAAGTGATCGCCGTCGCCGTCGACGTCGGCCAGGGCGGCGAGGACCTCGACGTCATCCGCAAGCGCGCGCTCGCCTGCGGAGCCGTGGAGGCCGAGGTCGTCGACGCCAGGAACGAGTTCGCCGAGGAGTACTGCCTCCCGGCGATCAAGGCCAACGCCCTCTACATGGACCGCTATCCGCTGGTCTCCGCCCTCTCGCGCCCCGCCATCGTCAAGCATCTGGTCGCCGCCGCCGAGAAGCACGGCGCCGGTACCGTCGCCCACGGCTGCACCGGCAAGGGCAACGACCAGGTGCGGTTCGAGGCAGGCATCGTCGCCCTCGCCCCCGGCCTCAAGTGCATCGCCCCCGTCCGTGACTACGCGATGACCAGGGACAAGGCGATCGCCTTTTGCGAGGAGAAGGGGCTCCCGATCGCCACCACCAAGAAGTCCCCCTACTCCATCGACCAGAACGTCTTCGGACGCGCCGTCGAGACGGGCTTCCTGGAGGACATCTGGAACGCGCCGATCGAGGACATCTACGAGTACACCGCGAACCCGGCCGATCCGCGCGAGCCCGACGAGGTCGTCGTCTCCTTCGAGGCGGGCGTGCCGGTCGCCGTCGACGGCGAGCCCGTCACCGTCCTCCAGGCGATCCAGAGGCTCAATGAGCGCGCGGGCGCACAGGGCGTCGGCCGGATCGACATGGTCGAGGACCGCCTCGTCGGCATCAAGTCCCGCGAGGTGTACGAGGCTCCGGGCGCCCTCGCCCTCATCACCGCCCACCAGGAGCTCGAGAACGTCACCGTGGAGCGTGAACTCGCGCGCCACAAGCGGCAGGTCGAGCAGCGCTGGGGCGAGCTGGTCTACGACGGCCTGTGGTTCTCCCCGCTCAAGCGGGCCCTTGACGGTTTCGTCAACGAGGCGAACCAGTACGTCACCGGCGACATCCGGATGACCCTGCACGGGGGACGCGCCGTCGTGACGGGCCGCAGATCCAGCCAGTCCCTCTACGATTTCCACCTCGCCACCTACGACTCGGGCGACACGTTCGACCAGTCCAAGGCGCAGGGCTTCATCGAGATCTTCGGTCTCTCCGCGAAGATCGCCGCACGGCGCGACCCGCAGAACCCGTAA
- the argH gene encoding argininosuccinate lyase: MSSNNGGDVRLWGGRFADGPAEALAKLSASVHFDWRLAPYDIAGSRAHARVLHTAGLLTEDELTGMLDGLDRLEADVADGSFVGTIADEDVHTALERGLLERLGPDLGGKLRAGRSRNDQVATLFRMYLRDHARIIGGLLAELQGALVGLAEAHPDVAMPGRTHLQHAQPVLFAHHVLAHVQSLSRDAERLRQWDARTAVSPYGSGALAGSSLGLDPEAVARDLGFEHGSSANSIDGTASRDFVAEFAFITAMIGVNLSRIAEEVIIWNTKEFSFVTLHDAFSTGSSIMPQKKNPDIAELARGKSGRLIGNLTGLMATLKALPLAYNRDLQEDKEPVFDSCDQLEILLPAFTGMMATLTVHRERMEELAPAGFSLATDIAEWLVKQGVPFRVAHEVAGECVKVAEAEGKELDDLTDDQFAKISEHLTPEVRTVLNVPGALASRNGRGGTAPSAVADQLADVKADLSVQKEWVGARG, from the coding sequence GTGAGCAGCAACAACGGCGGTGACGTCCGGCTCTGGGGCGGACGGTTCGCCGACGGACCCGCAGAGGCCCTCGCGAAGCTGTCGGCATCGGTCCACTTCGACTGGCGCCTCGCCCCGTACGACATCGCGGGCTCCCGCGCCCACGCGCGCGTGCTCCACACGGCGGGCCTGCTCACCGAGGACGAGCTGACCGGCATGCTGGACGGGCTCGACCGCCTGGAGGCCGACGTCGCCGACGGCTCGTTCGTCGGCACCATCGCCGACGAGGACGTCCACACCGCCCTGGAGCGCGGTCTGCTGGAGCGGCTCGGCCCGGACCTCGGCGGGAAGCTGCGGGCCGGACGGTCCCGCAACGACCAGGTGGCGACGCTCTTCCGGATGTACCTGCGCGACCACGCCCGGATCATCGGCGGCCTGCTCGCCGAACTCCAGGGCGCGCTCGTCGGCCTCGCCGAGGCGCACCCCGACGTCGCGATGCCGGGCCGCACGCACCTCCAGCACGCCCAGCCCGTCCTCTTCGCGCACCACGTCCTCGCGCACGTCCAGTCCCTCTCCCGGGACGCGGAGCGGCTGCGGCAGTGGGACGCCCGGACGGCCGTGTCGCCGTACGGCTCCGGCGCGCTCGCGGGATCCTCGCTCGGCCTCGACCCGGAGGCGGTCGCCAGGGACCTCGGCTTCGAGCACGGCTCGTCGGCCAACTCCATCGACGGGACGGCCTCCCGCGACTTCGTCGCCGAGTTCGCCTTCATCACCGCGATGATCGGCGTGAACCTCTCCCGGATCGCCGAGGAGGTCATCATCTGGAACACGAAGGAGTTCTCCTTCGTCACCCTCCACGACGCCTTCTCGACCGGCTCGTCGATCATGCCGCAGAAGAAGAACCCGGACATCGCCGAGCTTGCGCGCGGCAAGTCGGGCCGCCTCATCGGCAACCTGACGGGTCTGATGGCGACCCTCAAGGCCCTCCCGCTCGCGTACAACCGCGACCTCCAGGAGGACAAGGAGCCGGTCTTCGACTCCTGCGACCAGCTGGAGATCCTGCTGCCCGCCTTCACCGGCATGATGGCGACGCTCACCGTCCACCGGGAGCGCATGGAGGAGCTGGCCCCGGCCGGCTTCTCGCTCGCCACCGACATCGCCGAGTGGCTCGTCAAGCAGGGCGTGCCGTTCCGCGTCGCGCACGAGGTCGCGGGCGAGTGCGTGAAGGTCGCCGAGGCCGAGGGCAAGGAGCTGGACGACCTCACCGACGACCAGTTCGCGAAGATCTCCGAGCACCTCACCCCCGAGGTGCGCACCGTCCTGAACGTGCCGGGCGCGCTCGCCTCCCGCAACGGCCGGGGCGGCACCGCCCCCTCGGCCGTCGCCGACCAGCTCGCCGACGTCAAGGCCGACCTGTCCGTCCAGAAGGAGTGGGTGGGCGCCCGCGGGTGA
- a CDS encoding aldo/keto reductase has protein sequence MPFDRLAAATTPTAHLGLGLAAVGRPGYITLGRDTDLPIDRTVDALRERTLELLDAAYASGVRYIDAARSYGRSEDFLADWLKSRPDVRDVVIGSKWGYTYTADWRTDADGPHEVKDHSPAAYERQRAETAELLGDRLDLYQVHSVTPESPALTDKELHARLAGLAAEGVTVGLSVSGPEQAAAIRAALEVTVDGEPLFRTVQATYNILETSAGPALAEAHEAGLTVLVKEGLANGRLADPYAPTALREVAEETGLGCDAVALAVLLAEPWTGVVLSGAATPVQLVSNLHAAAVDLDAGQVERLVGLVQDPAAYWEGRARLPWN, from the coding sequence ATGCCCTTCGACCGGCTGGCCGCAGCCACGACCCCGACCGCGCACCTGGGGCTCGGTCTCGCCGCCGTCGGCAGGCCCGGTTACATCACGCTCGGCCGAGACACCGACCTGCCGATCGACCGGACCGTCGACGCCCTGCGCGAACGCACCCTCGAACTCCTCGACGCCGCCTACGCGTCGGGGGTCCGCTACATCGACGCGGCCCGCTCGTACGGCCGCTCCGAGGACTTCCTCGCCGACTGGCTGAAGTCCAGGCCGGACGTCCGCGACGTCGTCATCGGCAGCAAGTGGGGCTACACGTACACGGCGGACTGGCGCACCGACGCCGACGGTCCGCACGAGGTCAAGGACCACAGCCCGGCCGCGTACGAACGGCAGCGCGCCGAGACCGCCGAACTCCTCGGCGACCGGCTCGACCTCTACCAGGTGCACTCCGTGACGCCCGAGAGCCCGGCGCTCACCGACAAGGAACTCCACGCACGCCTCGCCGGACTCGCGGCGGAGGGCGTCACCGTCGGCCTCTCCGTCAGCGGTCCCGAGCAGGCCGCCGCGATCCGCGCCGCCCTGGAGGTGACCGTCGACGGGGAGCCGCTCTTCCGCACGGTCCAGGCGACGTACAACATCCTGGAGACCTCCGCCGGCCCCGCGCTCGCCGAGGCCCACGAAGCGGGCCTCACCGTGCTCGTCAAGGAAGGCCTGGCCAACGGCCGCCTCGCCGATCCGTACGCCCCCACCGCGCTGCGCGAGGTCGCCGAGGAGACGGGTCTGGGCTGCGACGCGGTGGCGCTCGCCGTCCTCCTCGCCGAACCGTGGACGGGCGTCGTCCTCTCCGGCGCGGCCACGCCGGTCCAGCTGGTCTCCAACCTGCACGCCGCGGCCGTCGACCTGGACGCGGGGCAGGTCGAGCGGCTGGTGGGCCTGGTACAGGATCCGGCGGCGTACTGGGAGGGCCGCGCGCGGCTGCCCTGGAACTGA
- a CDS encoding TetR/AcrR family transcriptional regulator, which translates to MSVDRDQVLRSAAALLTRKATATMDEVARAAGISRATLHRHFAGRDALVRALEELGLQECEAALVRARLDEDGAGDALRRLVREVEPAAGLLAFLYTENQLFEGDAQNDGWSHIDDRLAALFRRGQENGEFRIDLTPVWLTEAFYGLIGSGAWAVQDGRVAAKDFSYMIAELLIGGAQRRVDS; encoded by the coding sequence ATGTCAGTCGATCGCGACCAGGTCCTGCGCAGCGCCGCGGCCCTGCTCACCCGCAAGGCCACCGCCACGATGGACGAGGTCGCCCGTGCCGCGGGCATCAGCAGGGCGACCCTCCACCGCCACTTCGCGGGCCGCGACGCCCTCGTGCGCGCCCTGGAGGAGCTCGGCCTCCAGGAGTGCGAGGCCGCTCTCGTCCGGGCCAGGCTCGACGAGGACGGCGCCGGTGACGCGCTGCGCCGCCTGGTGCGGGAGGTCGAGCCCGCCGCGGGCCTGCTCGCCTTCCTCTACACGGAGAACCAGCTCTTCGAGGGCGACGCGCAGAACGACGGCTGGTCCCACATCGACGACCGGCTCGCCGCGCTCTTCCGGCGCGGCCAGGAGAACGGCGAGTTCCGTATCGACCTGACACCCGTCTGGCTCACCGAGGCGTTCTACGGCCTCATCGGCTCCGGCGCCTGGGCCGTCCAGGACGGCCGGGTGGCCGCCAAGGACTTCTCGTACATGATCGCCGAGCTGCTGATCGGCGGCGCACAGCGGAGAGTGGACTCATGA
- a CDS encoding MFS transporter, with translation MTSTHKEAAAPEIERSPGRWLALAVLALAVLLVAVDATVLGLATPYISEDLKPSGTQLLWIGDVYSFVIAGLLVSMGSLGDRIGRKKLLLTGAVAFGAVSVLNSYATSPEMMIVARALLGVAGATLMPSTLALIRNIFHDPRERSLAVGIWGAMASAGAAVGPVVGGFLLEHFWWGSVFLINLPVMAVLVLVGIKFLPESKNPAPGPWDLVSVVLSLIGMIAVVYAIKEAAAHGLRWDVAAAAVVGVAALVWFVRRQLTLPAPLLDMRLFRNRGFSGAVLADLLTVLGLSGLVFFLSQFLQLVQGRRPFEAGLAELPAAAGAVGAGLIAGMVARRFSVRIVVAGGLAAVGLSLAVLTALDQSTGYPLLGAALLVVGIGAGFSFTVTADVILSSVPKEQAGAASAVSETAYELGAALGIALLGSIVTGVYRDFTAPPGTPGDVASAAHESLGGAVESSASLPSAEADVLLHSAQSAFVDGLRLAAGVGAAVLLATAAAAWFLLKGQRLEDGVEH, from the coding sequence ATGACCAGCACCCACAAGGAAGCCGCGGCGCCGGAGATCGAGCGCAGCCCCGGCCGCTGGCTCGCCCTCGCCGTGCTCGCGCTGGCCGTGCTCCTCGTCGCCGTCGACGCGACCGTGCTCGGCCTGGCGACGCCGTACATCAGCGAGGACCTCAAGCCCTCCGGCACCCAGCTCCTCTGGATCGGCGACGTCTACTCGTTCGTCATCGCCGGTCTGCTCGTCTCCATGGGCAGCCTCGGCGACCGCATCGGCCGCAAGAAGCTGCTGCTCACCGGAGCGGTCGCCTTCGGCGCGGTGTCGGTCCTGAACTCCTACGCGACCAGTCCCGAGATGATGATCGTGGCCCGCGCGCTGCTCGGTGTCGCGGGCGCGACGCTGATGCCGTCGACGCTGGCGCTGATCCGCAACATCTTCCACGACCCGCGCGAGCGCAGCCTCGCCGTCGGCATCTGGGGCGCCATGGCGTCCGCGGGCGCGGCGGTCGGGCCCGTCGTCGGCGGCTTCCTGCTCGAACACTTCTGGTGGGGTTCGGTCTTCCTGATCAACCTGCCGGTGATGGCCGTGCTCGTCCTGGTCGGCATCAAGTTCCTGCCCGAGTCCAAGAACCCGGCCCCGGGCCCGTGGGACCTGGTCAGCGTCGTGCTCTCCCTCATCGGCATGATCGCCGTCGTGTACGCCATCAAGGAGGCGGCCGCGCACGGGCTGCGCTGGGACGTGGCCGCGGCGGCGGTCGTGGGCGTCGCCGCGCTGGTCTGGTTCGTACGCCGCCAACTCACGCTTCCCGCTCCGCTCCTGGACATGCGCCTCTTCCGCAACCGCGGGTTCTCCGGCGCGGTCCTCGCCGACCTCCTCACCGTCCTCGGCCTCTCCGGCCTGGTCTTCTTCCTCTCCCAGTTCCTCCAGCTCGTGCAGGGGAGGCGGCCGTTCGAGGCGGGCCTGGCCGAACTGCCCGCGGCGGCGGGCGCGGTGGGCGCGGGCCTGATCGCGGGCATGGTGGCGCGCCGCTTCTCCGTACGCATCGTGGTCGCCGGCGGCCTGGCGGCGGTAGGCCTCTCCCTCGCCGTGCTCACGGCACTCGACCAGAGCACGGGGTATCCGCTCCTGGGAGCGGCTCTCCTGGTGGTCGGCATCGGCGCGGGCTTCTCGTTCACGGTGACGGCCGACGTGATCCTGTCGAGTGTGCCCAAGGAGCAGGCGGGCGCGGCGTCCGCGGTCTCGGAGACGGCGTACGAGCTGGGCGCGGCGCTCGGCATCGCGCTGCTCGGCTCCATCGTCACCGGCGTCTACCGCGACTTCACGGCACCGCCGGGCACGCCGGGGGACGTGGCGTCGGCGGCGCACGAGTCGTTGGGCGGCGCGGTGGAATCCTCGGCGTCGCTTCCCTCCGCCGAGGCGGACGTCCTCCTCCACTCCGCCCAGTCGGCCTTCGTCGACGGCCTCCGCCTGGCGGCGGGCGTGGGCGCGGCGGTCCTCCTCGCCACGGCGGCGGCAGCGTGGTTCCTCCTCAAGGGCCAGCGGCTGGAGGACGGCGTGGAGCACTGA
- a CDS encoding lysophospholipid acyltransferase family protein, whose protein sequence is MTPEGLLSRLALIKAVLGPFLRLMFRPRVEGAENIPGTGPVILAGNHLTFIDSMILPLVTNRPVFFIGKDEYVTGKGFKGRLMAWFFTGVGMIPVDRDGGRGGVAALMTGRRILDDGKVFGIYPEGTRSPDGRLYRGRTGIARLTLMTGAPVVPFAMIGTDKLQPGGKGVPRPGKVTVRFGEAMEFSRYDGMDRDRYVLRAVTDSVMTEVMLLSGQEYVDMYATKAKAA, encoded by the coding sequence TTGACACCGGAGGGCCTGTTGTCCCGTCTAGCGCTCATCAAGGCAGTGCTCGGACCGTTCTTGCGCCTGATGTTCCGCCCACGGGTAGAAGGCGCCGAGAACATCCCGGGGACCGGGCCCGTCATTCTGGCCGGAAACCACCTGACGTTCATCGACTCGATGATCCTGCCGCTGGTGACCAACCGTCCGGTGTTCTTCATCGGCAAGGACGAGTACGTCACCGGCAAGGGCTTCAAGGGTCGCCTCATGGCATGGTTCTTCACGGGCGTCGGCATGATTCCCGTAGACCGTGACGGTGGTCGTGGTGGGGTCGCGGCGCTGATGACCGGGCGGCGCATCCTCGACGACGGCAAGGTCTTCGGCATCTACCCCGAGGGCACGCGTTCGCCCGACGGGCGGCTGTACCGAGGTCGTACGGGCATCGCCCGACTCACGCTCATGACGGGTGCGCCCGTCGTCCCCTTCGCGATGATCGGCACGGACAAGCTCCAGCCGGGCGGCAAGGGTGTTCCCCGGCCGGGGAAGGTGACGGTCCGCTTCGGTGAGGCGATGGAGTTCTCGCGGTACGACGGGATGGACCGGGACCGGTATGTGCTGCGGGCGGTGACGGACTCCGTGATGACGGAGGTCATGTTGCTCTCCGGGCAGGAGTACGTGGACATGTACGCCACGAAGGCGAAGGCGGCGTAG
- a CDS encoding glycerophosphodiester phosphodiesterase: MATQDSGQQQPGTSPGRRALLGAAIAGAGAAAVGLPGVARADERHGGGHGGHGGHGGYPSLPVPTVVAHRGTSGYRPEHTLGSYQLALDMGAHVIEQDVVPTKDGHLVCRHENDITATTDVSAHPEFASRKTTKSVDGTSLTGWFTEDFTLAELKTLRAKERIPGTRQRNTLYDGRWDVPTLEEVFRWAEKEGRKRGRPVWLHIETKHPTYFRKLGLGLEEPLAKLLRRYGRHKKNSPNFLQSFEPSSIQRLAKLVSAPRVVLLSTAGSRPWDFVEAGDPRTVADLITPKGLRWMAGFAQGIGPTLDLVIPRKADGSLGTPTKLVKDAHAADLILHPYTMRNENTFLPTNFRKGTDPNAYGDAFGAFKAYFETGIDGIFSDNCDTALLAAADFVNK, encoded by the coding sequence ATGGCGACGCAGGATTCGGGTCAGCAGCAGCCGGGGACGAGCCCGGGGCGCCGAGCGCTACTGGGAGCGGCGATCGCCGGTGCGGGAGCCGCCGCGGTCGGCCTGCCCGGCGTGGCGAGAGCCGACGAACGGCACGGCGGGGGACACGGCGGGCACGGCGGACATGGCGGATACCCGTCCCTGCCCGTACCGACAGTCGTCGCGCACCGCGGCACCAGCGGCTATCGGCCGGAACACACCCTCGGCTCGTACCAGCTCGCCCTCGACATGGGCGCGCACGTCATCGAGCAGGATGTGGTGCCCACCAAGGACGGCCACCTCGTCTGCCGTCACGAGAACGACATCACCGCGACGACGGACGTCTCGGCGCACCCCGAGTTCGCGTCCCGCAAGACCACCAAGTCCGTGGACGGCACCTCGCTCACCGGCTGGTTCACCGAGGACTTCACGCTCGCCGAGCTGAAGACGCTGCGGGCCAAGGAGCGCATCCCCGGCACCCGCCAGCGCAACACCCTCTACGACGGCCGCTGGGACGTGCCCACCCTCGAAGAGGTCTTCCGGTGGGCCGAGAAGGAGGGCCGCAAGCGCGGCAGGCCGGTCTGGCTGCACATCGAGACCAAGCACCCCACCTACTTCCGCAAGCTGGGCCTCGGCCTGGAGGAGCCCCTCGCCAAGCTCCTGCGCCGCTACGGCCGCCACAAGAAGAACTCGCCGAACTTCCTCCAGTCCTTCGAGCCCAGCAGCATCCAGCGCCTGGCCAAGCTGGTCTCCGCGCCGCGCGTCGTGCTCCTGTCCACCGCGGGCTCCCGCCCCTGGGACTTCGTCGAGGCGGGCGACCCGCGCACCGTCGCAGACCTGATCACGCCCAAGGGCCTGCGGTGGATGGCCGGCTTCGCGCAGGGCATCGGCCCGACCCTCGACCTGGTCATCCCGCGCAAGGCCGACGGCAGCCTCGGCACGCCGACCAAGCTGGTCAAGGACGCGCACGCGGCAGACCTGATCCTGCACCCGTACACGATGCGCAACGAGAACACCTTCCTGCCCACGAACTTCAGGAAGGGCACCGACCCGAACGCCTACGGCGACGCCTTCGGCGCCTTCAAGGCGTACTTCGAGACGGGCATCGACGGGATCTTCTCCGACAACTGCGACACCGCCCTGCTCGCGGCCGCGGACTTCGTCAACAAGTGA
- a CDS encoding sigma-70 family RNA polymerase sigma factor, whose amino-acid sequence MTYDLLPALIPTLRPLLAAEASAEALGSGTDPGDLEQAVWLRLLERLESDGPPADPALWLRGAVQAEARLTRRTSREEAAYATEPADDTERGPEERALSADRNRTLHAAVRRLPGRCPGLMAALLSPKDLTYREIAGELGMSQGSLGPERSRCLGCLRRMLAAEVAAPAPWGMER is encoded by the coding sequence ATGACGTACGACCTCCTCCCCGCGCTCATCCCCACCCTGCGCCCGCTGCTCGCCGCCGAGGCGTCCGCGGAGGCGCTCGGCTCCGGCACGGACCCCGGCGACCTCGAACAGGCCGTCTGGCTCCGCCTCCTGGAGCGCCTGGAGTCCGACGGGCCGCCCGCCGACCCCGCGCTGTGGCTGCGCGGCGCCGTCCAGGCCGAGGCGCGCCTGACCAGGCGCACCAGCCGCGAGGAGGCGGCGTACGCCACCGAACCCGCCGACGACACCGAGCGCGGCCCTGAGGAGCGCGCCCTGTCCGCCGACCGGAACCGCACCCTGCACGCCGCCGTGCGCAGGCTCCCCGGACGCTGCCCCGGCCTCATGGCCGCACTGCTGTCCCCCAAAGACCTCACCTACCGCGAAATCGCAGGGGAGTTGGGAATGTCACAGGGGAGTCTGGGGCCCGAACGTTCCCGTTGCCTGGGATGCCTGCGCAGAATGCTGGCGGCGGAGGTTGCGGCTCCTGCACCGTGGGGAATGGAGCGTTAG
- a CDS encoding GNAT family N-acetyltransferase produces MGMSVTISVAAADDQDAAEQILKLQYLCYQSEAEIYGDYSIEPLTQSLESLRGELDSGTVLVARLGTEVVASVRGTVGANGTARIGKLIVHPRMQRHGLGGRLLDAIEQRLGAEGTAKCFELSSGHRSEQNLQLYRKHGYAAVSSRRVDDRLTVLTFAKEAAAGTYVASA; encoded by the coding sequence ATGGGCATGAGCGTGACCATCTCGGTGGCGGCGGCGGACGACCAGGACGCCGCCGAGCAGATCCTCAAACTGCAGTACCTCTGCTACCAGAGCGAGGCCGAGATCTACGGCGACTACTCGATCGAACCCCTGACGCAGTCCCTGGAGTCCCTCAGGGGCGAACTGGACTCGGGCACCGTCCTCGTCGCCCGGCTCGGCACCGAGGTGGTGGCCTCCGTGCGCGGCACGGTCGGCGCCAACGGCACGGCACGGATCGGCAAGCTCATCGTCCACCCCAGAATGCAGCGCCACGGCCTGGGCGGCCGCCTCCTCGACGCGATCGAGCAGCGGCTCGGAGCCGAGGGCACGGCCAAGTGCTTCGAGCTCTCTTCGGGGCACCGCAGCGAGCAGAACCTGCAGCTCTACAGGAAGCACGGGTACGCGGCCGTGAGCAGCCGCCGTGTGGACGACCGCCTCACGGTGCTGACGTTCGCGAAGGAGGCGGCCGCGGGAACGTACGTGGCCAGCGCCTAG
- a CDS encoding HAD family hydrolase: protein MKIHADALLFDNDGTLISSMESVYRCWSRWAQEYGITAEEFAAVELHGRPAAEIAADLLPPEKIAEAVARIEELEVSDVAGGVVLLPGTRELLESLPTERWAVVTSATRALGEARLAEVGLRPGLVIAADDITRGKPDPEPFLLAADKLGVDPARCVVFEDAPAGLQAGRAAGMKTVALTTTHQASELPAGLADVVVKDLSAVSAQATEGGVEIVVAD, encoded by the coding sequence ATGAAGATCCATGCTGACGCGCTCCTGTTCGACAACGACGGCACCCTCATCTCCTCCATGGAGTCGGTGTACCGCTGCTGGTCGCGGTGGGCGCAGGAGTACGGGATCACCGCGGAGGAGTTCGCCGCGGTCGAGCTGCACGGGCGGCCCGCCGCCGAGATCGCCGCCGACCTGCTGCCGCCGGAGAAGATCGCCGAGGCCGTCGCCCGCATCGAGGAGCTCGAGGTCTCCGACGTCGCGGGCGGAGTCGTCCTGCTGCCCGGCACCCGCGAGCTCCTGGAGTCCCTGCCCACCGAGCGCTGGGCCGTGGTCACCTCCGCGACCCGCGCCCTGGGCGAGGCCCGGCTCGCCGAGGTGGGCCTGCGTCCCGGCCTCGTCATCGCCGCCGACGACATCACGCGCGGCAAGCCCGACCCGGAGCCCTTCCTCCTCGCCGCCGACAAGCTCGGCGTCGACCCCGCCCGCTGCGTCGTCTTCGAGGACGCCCCCGCGGGACTCCAGGCGGGCCGGGCGGCCGGCATGAAGACCGTGGCGTTGACCACAACCCACCAGGCGTCCGAGCTCCCCGCCGGCCTCGCCGACGTCGTCGTCAAGGACCTCTCCGCCGTGTCCGCGCAGGCCACGGAGGGCGGCGTGGAGATCGTCGTCGCCGACTGA